Proteins encoded in a region of the Bacteroidota bacterium genome:
- the gpmI gene encoding 2,3-bisphosphoglycerate-independent phosphoglycerate mutase: protein MNKKAMLIIMDGWGQAPAGPSNAISSADIPFVRSLYNNADVAFNTLDCSGLAVGLPEGQMGNSEVGHLNIGAGRVVYQDLVRINKAIESGSIEQNPVINEAYTYAKEQGKQVHLIGLIGDGGVHSLSAHLLKLCDMAENAGLTDVFVHAVTDGRDTDPRSGLEFVKEVKEHLEHSAGVIATLSGRYYTMDRDKRWERVKRGYDLMIHGIGKKHTDVLAAIQESYDEGVTDEFILPVVFTKEDGTPITTIREGDVVICFNFRTDRLREITVALTQKDMPEFGMQTMNLHYLTMCRYDESFKNVHVIYDKEDVQMTLGEVVSKLGKTQLRIAETEKYPHVTFFFSGGREDVFEGEKRIMIPSPKVATYDLQPEMSAYEVTAALLPEINKKTFDFICLNFANSDMVGHTGFWDAIQKALHTVDTCVKQVIEAALANGYSVLLTADHGNSDFAVNADGSPNTAHSMNPVPVFLFDADYKKLKHGKLADIAPTLLTVMGIPVPGEMTGDVLVEK from the coding sequence ATGAATAAAAAAGCAATGCTTATCATCATGGATGGTTGGGGTCAGGCTCCAGCCGGTCCGTCCAACGCTATATCAAGTGCCGATATTCCTTTTGTGCGCAGTCTGTATAATAATGCTGATGTTGCCTTTAATACACTCGATTGCTCCGGGCTTGCCGTAGGTCTTCCTGAAGGTCAAATGGGAAATTCCGAAGTCGGTCATCTGAATATAGGTGCCGGGCGCGTGGTATATCAGGATCTGGTGCGCATAAACAAAGCCATTGAAAGCGGCAGCATTGAGCAGAATCCCGTTATCAACGAAGCATATACATACGCAAAAGAGCAGGGCAAACAGGTTCACCTGATAGGATTAATAGGCGATGGCGGCGTACATTCGCTTTCGGCGCACTTGCTGAAACTGTGTGATATGGCTGAAAATGCCGGACTTACAGATGTTTTTGTTCATGCGGTTACCGATGGCCGCGATACCGATCCGCGCAGCGGACTCGAATTTGTGAAGGAAGTAAAAGAGCACCTCGAACATTCGGCAGGCGTCATTGCAACACTCAGCGGGCGTTATTATACCATGGACCGCGACAAGCGGTGGGAGCGCGTGAAGCGCGGGTACGACCTGATGATTCACGGTATTGGTAAAAAGCATACCGACGTACTTGCTGCAATACAGGAATCATATGATGAAGGTGTAACCGATGAATTTATTTTGCCGGTCGTCTTTACCAAAGAAGACGGAACACCGATTACTACCATTCGCGAAGGGGATGTGGTGATATGCTTTAATTTCAGAACGGACCGCCTGCGTGAAATTACTGTGGCGCTTACCCAGAAGGATATGCCCGAATTCGGGATGCAAACCATGAATCTGCATTATCTGACCATGTGCCGCTATGATGAATCCTTCAAAAACGTGCATGTGATTTATGATAAAGAAGATGTACAGATGACTCTGGGCGAAGTGGTAAGCAAACTCGGGAAAACTCAGTTGCGTATTGCCGAAACCGAGAAATATCCGCATGTGACATTCTTTTTCAGTGGTGGTCGGGAAGATGTTTTTGAAGGCGAAAAACGTATTATGATACCGTCGCCCAAAGTGGCAACATACGACCTGCAGCCGGAGATGAGCGCTTATGAAGTTACCGCGGCATTGCTTCCCGAGATTAATAAAAAAACCTTCGATTTTATTTGTCTGAACTTCGCAAACTCAGATATGGTAGGGCATACCGGATTCTGGGATGCTATACAAAAAGCGCTGCATACGGTTGATACCTGCGTAAAACAGGTTATTGAAGCTGCCCTTGCCAATGGTTATTCCGTATTACTTACCGCCGATCACGGCAATTCTGATTTCGCTGTGAACGCCGACGGCTCACCGAATACGGCTCACAGCATGAATCCCGTTCCGGTGTTTTTGTTTGATGCGGACTATAAAAAACTGAAACACGGTAAGCTCGCAGACATTGCGCCTACGCTGCTTACCGTGATGGGAATTCCCGTTCCGGGGGAAATGACGGGCGACGTGCTGGTGGAAAAATAG
- a CDS encoding NAD-binding protein, whose protein sequence is MRKELSKPGLAERARYWFDNVMSRGAIAVITLLGILSLLIVIFAGLTISIAGITTADSGKMSFFEAAWQSLMRTFDAGTMGGDTGWKFRIVMLAVTIGGMFIISALIGIISNAIGNKIEELRKGRSKVIESGHTLIIGWSPKIFAIISELIIANENRRHARIVILAGKDKVEMEDELQFRIPKTKNTKIICRSGNPIDSEDLGIVNPNGARSIIILASEDDNSDISIIKTVLAITNNPLHADGDYHIVSEIGEKKNMRVGEMIGKGKVTFILNKDIISRMIVQTSRQSGMSDVFTELLDFDGDEIYFKEEPALTGKKFSEVLSLYGTSSVIGIFGHDKVVRLNPPMDTVLGAGDSIIAIAEDDDKVIMNGTPNPEIDQTGISGDKPFVYEPEKTLILGWNNKGSGIVRELDNYVEEGSEVLIISDLSETKAAHEKMHVEKYLKNLTVDFKKGSVTDRDLLEALDIAKYDHLILLSNGEAKNAQDADARTLVALLHVRDIAAGLGKNFNIVTEMLDIKNRELAGITSADDFIVSDKLLSLMLAQLSENKYLKPVFDDLFDADGSEIYIKPVSNYIVPGKEVNFYTVIKAAAARGEVAIGYRIMNYAGNKDKANGVVINPKKSDFIVFTPADKIIVIAED, encoded by the coding sequence GTGAGAAAAGAACTATCAAAACCCGGATTAGCCGAACGCGCCCGATATTGGTTTGATAATGTGATGAGCCGTGGTGCCATTGCAGTTATCACGCTTTTGGGAATATTATCGCTGCTCATTGTAATTTTTGCCGGTCTGACTATCAGCATTGCCGGTATTACCACGGCCGATTCAGGAAAGATGTCGTTTTTTGAAGCCGCATGGCAAAGCCTGATGCGTACTTTTGATGCCGGTACGATGGGTGGTGATACCGGGTGGAAGTTCCGCATTGTGATGTTGGCGGTGACTATTGGCGGCATGTTCATCATCAGCGCTCTTATTGGTATTATCAGCAATGCCATCGGGAATAAGATTGAAGAATTGCGCAAAGGGCGATCGAAAGTGATTGAATCGGGGCACACGCTTATTATAGGCTGGTCACCGAAAATATTCGCAATCATTTCTGAGCTGATTATTGCAAATGAAAACAGGCGGCATGCGCGAATTGTTATTCTCGCCGGCAAGGACAAAGTGGAAATGGAAGATGAATTGCAATTCAGAATTCCAAAAACAAAGAATACAAAAATTATCTGTCGTTCCGGAAATCCGATTGATTCGGAAGACCTGGGCATTGTGAATCCGAACGGAGCCCGCTCCATAATTATACTTGCTTCGGAAGATGATAACTCAGATATCAGCATTATAAAAACCGTGCTGGCCATTACCAACAATCCGCTTCATGCCGATGGCGATTATCATATCGTTTCAGAAATTGGAGAGAAAAAAAATATGCGGGTTGGCGAAATGATTGGAAAAGGCAAAGTGACATTTATTCTGAACAAGGATATTATTTCCCGGATGATTGTACAAACAAGCCGTCAGTCGGGCATGAGCGATGTCTTTACCGAACTTCTCGATTTTGATGGTGATGAAATTTATTTTAAAGAAGAACCGGCACTGACGGGTAAAAAATTCAGCGAAGTGCTTTCGTTATACGGAACGTCATCTGTGATTGGAATTTTTGGTCACGATAAGGTCGTTCGGCTGAATCCGCCTATGGATACAGTGCTGGGTGCCGGAGACAGCATCATTGCGATTGCTGAAGACGATGATAAAGTGATTATGAACGGAACCCCCAATCCGGAAATAGATCAAACAGGCATCAGTGGTGATAAACCATTTGTATATGAACCTGAAAAAACACTGATTCTGGGATGGAACAATAAGGGTTCGGGCATTGTCCGTGAACTTGATAATTACGTGGAAGAAGGCTCTGAAGTTCTTATTATCTCTGATCTTTCAGAAACAAAGGCTGCTCACGAAAAGATGCATGTTGAAAAATATCTTAAGAATCTTACCGTGGATTTTAAAAAGGGCTCGGTTACCGACCGTGACCTGCTTGAAGCACTTGATATTGCCAAATATGATCACTTGATTTTACTTAGCAACGGTGAAGCAAAAAATGCACAGGACGCCGATGCCCGCACACTGGTGGCACTGCTTCATGTTCGTGATATAGCAGCAGGTCTTGGTAAAAATTTCAATATCGTTACCGAGATGCTTGATATCAAAAACCGTGAACTGGCAGGCATTACAAGTGCCGATGATTTCATTGTGAGTGATAAACTTTTAAGCCTGATGCTGGCTCAGCTATCGGAGAATAAATATCTGAAACCCGTATTCGACGACCTTTTTGATGCCGATGGTTCGGAGATTTATATCAAACCTGTCTCCAATTATATTGTTCCCGGAAAGGAGGTGAATTTCTACACGGTAATCAAAGCAGCTGCCGCGCGTGGTGAAGTGGCTATAGGCTACCGCATTATGAACTATGCAGGAAACAAAGACAAGGCAAACGGTGTTGTTATCAATCCAAAAAAATCGGATTTTATAGTTTTTACTCCCGCAGATAAAATCATTGTTATTGCCGAAGATTAA